TTGTATTCAGCTGTTGTACTAttcccagcacagttggtagccacaacactgacagtgtagtccacattgtattgagcagtcacagtgacagaggtggatgtgagaACAGTTGCAGAGAGCTGGGCCGGAGGTGAgatggtcactgtgtaggtgaggtcatctctaccaccagtctcagtaggagggttccactgtacagacACACTAGCTTCATTGGCAGAGCTGCTCAGAGTGGAGTGTCTGATGGTGAAAGGTGGTCCTGGTGGATCTAATTATGAATAATAGATAAACTTAATATAAACTGCTATTCAGTATCAGCAGAATGTAACTGTGTACAATGTAACTTAACTGTACGTACCTCAACCAGCAACTCACCAACCAAACGAATCGTTGAAGATCCTATAGTGCTTACAGGCATAAACCCCAAACAggacacagtgatcccattctctgctgttcTTGACAGAGTAGATGTTAGTGTACTGTCATTGAATGCAAGCAGTGTCACAGTGTAACCTGAATGCATTAGTGGTGCATTGAGACCAGAGGTGGAAAGGATAGTGATGGGAGTAACATCTGATGGCTCCCATCTCAAGAAAGTTCCAGCGCCAGTGCAGGTGAAAGTaactgtttccattggacatagtctctccacactcactgaatattgtgcTGCAAAGGAATTAATAAAGTAAAGAAAGGCACAAAAAGTTGTGTTGGCTCTTCTAGATCTATCACTTGAAATACTGAAAGGTGCCTATTAATATTAAATCTACAAGTTTTACCACTGATGGCACTCCGAGAAGATAAACAGAATATGATAGCAAGATCTATGTAGAACTTGAGAGACAGTGGATTAGAGCCTATTCCACTCGAACTCCTGATCCCCAGTCGACTAGTCATGCTCCTGATTCCTATACTTCTTTTGTAGTGGCTCACGTACGTACGTAATGTAACGTAATGTAACGTACACAGCAAAAACTGCTAACAAATACGGGAATTACGGGATGATCATTGAATGTCACACACACGGTACAGGTCACAGACTTTCACGGGGGAGTAGTTTAACGGGAACCGTTGccgtgggggaggggctggacGGGCAAACGTATGAAGACCGTGCAGTCTGGCCACATTAGCTGACAGACAATAAAGAGACACCGTATATCTATAGAGTTTtgctactatataattatgtgcccaCTTCACCAATGGCTACTAATAAAAAAAACAGGGTGTACATCTAGTTGATCAAGACGAGAGTGGATTAGAGCCACAACCAATGGCAAAGAGGACCAGATCTAGAgctagtgtcctgtgtcctcACTTGCGATCAGCACATATCCAAATCTAGTTATTACAGTATTCAGATACAGACCTGAGTGACCCCATGACTTACCTGGATAGCTATATTCAACTGGAGTTGTACTGTCGActcgttataataataataaacttGCACTGTTTTATATTATTCTTACTGataggaggaggaggaggaggagctcgtaattgcgcatgcgtagtatgAAACCCACATTTTAAGCGGGATGATTGGAGAAGCTGAGGACTTGGATTttaatagcctcgatcccaggccgagttttcgcttttataacggttaggcgaacaactgggcctggtactagttgtctgcgcatgcgtcaaattttcattgtatatttgtggtcggcaaaaatatttaataaatcaataattgaaatttgtacacagaaaatgcacagagtgagtacacaaaagatgcacatagggagctgcttcacaaaggcctggggagttgccagttgtgctgcagcacaattacagtgacccagggcaacttcaggatgattgaatgccttcaaattacgtttcaaaaagatttagcaggctgctggacttctctgattctaggccccaactcgtaactcattgcttgagaaaacgtagattctcttgatgtctctgagctacccagcaacgctcgaatgagcaggtcatactccagtcctgtgtctgtgagtataggacaatattaaaagaaaccaaagacggttaaacccttacctcaaactgtccagtctcgtccgttagtatagccaagaggagcactgttgggatagctggatattagccattgctcctgtacagagaagtagacattttaaatacatgtagatctatacatattaaatttctcggttatagtgtcattgtcgacgagctgatgatagcagcaccaagttctctagctcacactcttcacttgatccaccatattaatgatgaaactatagtctacctacattcttgccaaacatgaacaagacttgatagcatagccggccatagggcccacacaaaaatatctgaccttaacaagcttgacaaagctttatacctcttcccttgttgttcagtcttcagaataagcttcagagaagagagaagcttcagctaagagccattccaattaatgataaaacgggaactgacttctagtacacgatagtacacgaatataaatgtcacgaaagtgaacgagaatatccattcgtcagaatctgacaaacgattgacgcatgcgcagacaactagtaccaggcccagttgtttgcctaaccgttataaaagcgaaaactcggcctgggatcgaggctaggattTTAAGAGCCTTTACGTTGACGTTGAGCATGAGAGagccggtgtcataaaattttaggccccccatgagattgggccccccccggcctagaattttaacattttaggccccctcttaaaattttaggcccccccatTAACgcgcaacagcggtaacattatgtgacagtgcattctgaaaatacaccaatacagtcttctatggtcttcacagtctatgcagtgccagttactgaatgcagctctcctcacacacacacatttcatgcatgtacagtagtataccactggtctcacagccatcacactgattctatgaatcaggcctcatgcagcacgaagcacataggtgccaactgtcccgaattggtcaggactgtccaagattacccttgtcccgaaaggaaactgctattgtgaatccaccatgatacaacagtttctctcttgacttcgAATTCATCTCTAATCTCGACCATTAGAATTTGTTGACAGCGTATACATGCTCTCCGTTATGGGTGGCCCCCCCACTCGCACTCCTATGACATGACTTGTGCATGTGGTTCTAATTTTACCATGGAACATGTCCTCTCTTGCCGTCTTCTCTGACAACAGTAGAAGTCTGAAAAGCTTGTTTGCTCTTTCCACTGAGAGTTCTTACGAAGGTAATTGATTCTAGCGAGATTAAtgttgtcgtacctcctctgcatgcatgctatttTATCAATTATCGAAGTGCCATTATATTTTCAGGACACAAGAATACATATTTTAGCATAATCATCTATCCTCTAATACACAGATAATGATTCAGTCTAGTGTTAAGTCTGTACATTTATAGCTAAGACTATAATACTAAATTCGTTCACAGCAGTAATATTTGGCGACCAATTACTTCATCTTGCCTTAGAATATGTGACGAGTCAAAGCAATCTGTGGCTATCTACATTCATGTTTTGTTATGCAAATTTTAGCATATAAATCATCTTCAACTGGACAAAATAGTGTCAAAATTGGTTTTTCATTTTGTCCTGGTTCAAAATATGTCAGATCGACATCGGTGCAATAATTGCAGAGCGGTATAGCAAAACTGTCTTTGTTGAGAGCTTGTCCTGAGTAGTATCGATTTGATAATGTCTTGTACGTGATAGTCATAATGTTGGGTATTGGCCAGGGAAGGAATTTATCGTTATTGCTCCGTTCAAGCACAAGTTCCACACTGAATTTTACTTGACCACGCCTCATATACATCTTGTATCCAGGATGTATGCGGAATGATGGAGTGCGAATCGAGCCATTTTCTTTGGTAAAGTGAAGTGTGGCGTCTTTATTCGGAAGCAGCATAGTTGTCAGGATCGTTTGAATACAATCCAGTCTTCTTGTTGTGAGGATTGAACCTTGTTGGCTTCTGCTCTTGTCTTGATAGCTCAGCTCTTTCGAAACAGCCAAAAGAACAGTGTCAAATTTTTGCTGAAGCTCTTCATGCTCGGATTTTAGCTTTTGGTAGTTTGTAGCACTAGTTTTCATTGAAAGCTTTAAGTGATCTTGAAGGCTTGAAACTTCATGCAAATTCATCTCTTGGCGTGTCAGAGACAAGTTGCATCCAACTTCAATAAAAGGGCACTGTACTATCTCAAGCTTGCACTTCTGTCGGTGGCTTTGAACGTTTTTTCGCTTTATATTGAAGGCTCCGCATTTATTGGGACAATGGATACTAACGTCAGGACAAACCTTAGTATGAACGCCTACTATTTCGTGATACTCTCCCTCGGTTTGGCATAAATCACAAGCTATAATTCGATTTTCGCACTCCTCTTCCAAGTGTTGCTCCAGATCTTTCCGCTTAAATTGCTCCCTGCATTTATTGCTACAATCCACAATTCCGTACGGACATTCACTCAAATGCTTATTAAACTTGCTATAAGTCGTAACTACTTCACACTCTTGGTTACCACAATTCATCTCAAGTTCGTTGATCTCTCTCTTCATTGGTTTGGACTCGATAAATTTGAAGTTTTTTTTCCGGCAATGAGGGCAAGTCTTGTTTGATTTGAGCCATTTGTTCAGGCAATCGTTGCAGAAATGTCCTCCACAGCACTCCGTTAGAAGAGGGTTGTTTAGAAGACTAGCACAGATAACACACTTGTACTTTGCAAGCAATTCTTTCAAAAACAATTGTTCAAGGATTGGAGTAGCCATCACTTGGTCTTGCGTTTGTGTGGTGATAATGTttgtgcactgcatgcatgtgtgcttgtgtgcatgttgttttgtttttataccctctgcgcatgcatgctgcatgtacagtctcCCAGAAAAGGAGGATTCATGGAAATTGGATTCATTGTCTATAGGTTCTCAGAAAATGAGGGTTCATTGTCTGTGGTTTTTAGGAAATTGGATTCATTGTCTGTGGTTTTTAGGAAATTGGATTCATTGTCTATAGTACTCAGAATATGAGGATTCATGGAAATTACTGATTTCCATGCACCCCGCCACATGCATGTGAATCTctttataatatatatagccttATCAAGAATTAATAGTACGATAGTACTATCTGAAGACACTATCTCAATTAAGGCATCTCCATTAGCAGTGCAAgtgaaagtgactgtttccattggacatagtctctccacactcactgaatattgggCTTTAAAGAGCATAAAGTACTGTAAGGAAACATAATTCGAATATTCTTTCTTATACTagtgctgaagccagccagaaCTATAATGAGCTTCGAATTCATCTCTAATCTCATTGAACTAGACCACTATAGAATTTGTTgacagtgtatacatgcatgttataaGATTGCATTTAATTGTGATTGCTGACTAGACAACCTCACTGTGACTAAAAATAGCATGTAGAACAAACGACAAAGTGTTTGCAGTAAACCTGTATTGATTGATTGGCTTCCACCCAGTTTAACCATAGGTAAGAGTTAggctcttcaatctatggttaaacTCACCAATAAATGGAATCACGGAGTGCAACACAAACACAAGCAAATGTTGTATGGGAATCACTTCGAAAGTTTCTTATTAAGTATCAGCTTTTGGggtcattaattttaggtgCTGTGTTCCCTTAAAGCACTGGCACACAATTGAATCTCAACCATGTGACGTATTTATAGAGCACTCACAAACTGAAGAGCTTTCGGTACTTTATAATAACCTCACGCCATTACAAATCCTCAcaccagtttgagcagtgtTTCCAGGAGGTTGATGTGTTGAAGCGTTAGAGCACAGCtagtaaaataataattataggttcgCTATAATTGTATAGACATAGTTTTATATGTATACTTCTACAAAACTTATTCTGCATGCTATTGGAGCCATGTACTATTGCACTTTAGGCATTAATGTATACACGGTCCATGTGCAACAAATTGATTTGCACGTGTTTTACTCCATCCATGCACTCACAGCTTCTGAGCTACCGAGTTATGACATTAAGTCAAGCAGTTGGATTAATGTTAGCAcggctataatattatttgaaAGAAGCAATTAAAGATTAATTAATAGCTATATTCACTAATTATGTGGCAATGTTTTGTTGGTTAACCGTTTTGTTTGTTTAGTTATCATAACGATACTATTCAGAAAGCAAAACTGTTGACAGAAACTACAATGAACAAAATAAACACCAGTTCAGATTGCAATTTAGTTACTATATCAACTCATGTATCCAATTTCTCCATAAGCCTGATTCAACTGCAGCTCAATGTTTTGCTTGGCCGACTGGAGTAGGATAATCATTATTTGCAAATCAAATAATCTCTAATCTCTCACTTGTCCATAAGCTTTATTAGACTCCACTTGAATGTTTTGTGTTCTTGGTGCCATTGCTAGATCAACTTCCTCGTATACCGGACCAGCTGAGGCTTTTGGAACTTCAACAGACATTTGGCTATCTGTTGAGCCTAatcaaaaaattaatatacgAAATTATTATAGATTGAATAGGATTTCTGTACGATTGCAAACAATGTTCTCACTTTCTCTTTTCTTTGTGATAATGAATAAGAGAACTATGAGCACCAGAACAATCAGTACCACCACAAACAAACCGCCAACAACACCTCCAGCTACAGCAGCAATACTCGCACCAGTTACTGGCACACCTATAATAGGCCATTTTATACACATGTCTTTGATATGTAAATGAAATATACTCACGTTTAATTGCAAGTACACACATGATGGTGTCAGGCTCTGTGCTCCAcactccagcattagtgcaagtgatgatgatgggtccagtcagtgagagtccattgtcacattggtaagtcagcactgttccctccaacactgtctcatTCAACCTATGATAGTCCACTATAGTACCATTGGATGGCTCAACAGGAACAGTGCAGTTGACTGTGTATACAACAGTAAAATAAGTGACAGCACTACCTGGAAAAATCCTGCACTACAGTACTGCGATCAATCTCACTATGAAACTCACCGATTGTTGGACACACAAAATTCTCAGGGTTAGGATTCCATCGTCCATCACTGCCACAGATAGAGGTTCTTATCTGATCACTCCCAGAACAAGTGAAGGTCAGTGTGGAGTCCACAGTAGGTACACTGGGTGTCTGGACATTGACCACTCCAATAGCAGTAGAGAGGGAGGAAGGACAAGAAACTGCATGGATTGAGAATAGAGGTAAGTTAAACAAAACTCTACAAATTAAGTGACACATTAATGCTTGCTGACCTGTGGACAGTGTAGTAAACAACATTGAGGCATTGCTCATTCCagcacagttgacagctctgaTAGACACATTGTAGGGAGTGTTGTAGGAGATGGTTATCTGTGCTGAGGTAGTCTCCACGGTGACTGGTGATCCGGAGAGAGGTGTTAGGGAAATGGTGAGAATATAcatgacagacacaccaccagtgAAGGAGGGAGGGTCCCAATTCAAAGTGATAATGGAAAACCTGACTAGGTTTTGTTGAGAAGTCACTATCAGAGCAGATGGAGAAGATGGAGGCTCTGTTTGAGATGCAATAACACTATTAGATCTACACAACAGCATTTACTATTTTTTTGTCATTCACCGGCTACATTGATTGTGAGTGACTCAGTTATATCCCCCAAACAGCTCACAACACTGCCGTTTAGCCTAGACACTTCAGTGATGGTTGTGAGGGTAGAGGTAAGAGTACCATTACTGGTGGCAGCCACAGCAGCTTGAAACATGAATCCTTCAACTCCAGCAGGTGGTATACTACCAGTTGAAGAAGTTATAACCTGTGTTACCGACACAAGATAGTCAGGTGTAGGGTCAACTCTCCACAAAAGTGAAGTTCTACCAACAGAGCAGGTGAAGACAACAGGGTCATTTGGGCATGCCACACCATCACCACTGCTGGATGTCAACTGGTTGGCTGTGAAcaaagtgtacatgcatgtatgtactataGCTTACGGATAAACCTATCAATGCATGTATAAAGGAATAGAACAACATCAATATAAGCCAGATCTATAGATTTTAGCTATAGCGTGTACATAATCTATTGTGGActctttaattattatatggaCTGCATGTGAAGATATACTCAGCAATGATTACCttttatatgtatataattatagcttacaCCAGGAGCTTACACACTGTCACAAATAATAGATAGTAGACATTCTAACTTACTAGAGACTGTAGAAATGAAGTGACTGTGACTGACAATGAAATAGATACATTGAAAACAAAGCAGTTTACACTCAGAGATATCCATGTTCACAGAAGCAAATTTGTATTGGTAAGAATCATAATTTTTGAAAGATAAAACTACTGAGACTATACAATTATTTAGATCTAACTATTTAAAAGATACGAAAAAGTCACAATAAGTAAATCGAGTGCACAATTAAAGCCGCCGCGTACAgctgtaattatatacactagcTCATTATAGACCTAGTTCTACTGCATCCAATATTTTTCTTTGTTGCAACGGCCTCGTAGTTAACTTACCGTCTGCACAGCGCATGAACAACTTCTCATTATTTTGTCCATAAGCATCAACTTGCATTTTGTGTCATTGCTATAGGCCATTTTCTTCTATACGGGACCAGTTGGTACCACCACCAAGTGTGCATCATCACTCACTATACCCCAATTGTACTGAATATAGTTACTGTAGTCCAGCTATAGATGTCTAATGATGTAATCGTATCAGTACAAAAGCTTGATAAAAAATTTATGTTAGAGCTGACCAAGGAAtgtgaactataattatggtaactgtGATAACATGCAGGCTATGAAAATAGGTCATTAaagctagtgcatgcatgcaccggCCATTATTACATTACATATAGGATTAATGTCAAAGTACCTGCTGTATATAGTGTGCTATGATATCAGCCAAACCAAATGTGAAAAACAAGAACTGCACCACAAGCTAGTATGAACTATGAAATTATAACTCAAacaacagctataattataacgatgCAAACAGCAACCCTCCAACACTAGCGTGCTCCTGCTACCTGCATATGCTTGGCCTCATGTGTTGAGTGGGAGCGCCCTCCACACAATAGTGTCTATCAAGATTAAACTAACGATCGATTAGTCCTGGAATCCTCAGATCTATTGAAGACATCATTGAAGACCAACCTCATTCAAGCCTTTGGGCTGCTTTCCTGAAATGCCTGCCACTTTGTGCAAGAAGATAGCCGAGAATAAACCAGGCTGTCAGTTTGGATATGAGGTGCATGTCCACCAGGGTTAGTGCTTATTAATAATGTGATCAGCACTATAAATAGACATGTTGGAGAAGTGAAAGGTTCGCTATGGAGAATGCATGTGCTTTGACTGTTTTCCCTGTACACAATTCCGAATAAAAGGCGTGTGGAAAGGTGATTGTGTATCAGAGAATAAATGAAATTAGTCCAGCAAGAACAATAAACACCAGGTATACATCAGTGATATCTATGTTGATGGAGTAAGCATAACACATGTGTTCCACGTCAGCACATCTGGACGTTTTCAGCTGCTATTGGTGAAACCTATACCATTCAAGTGCAAGCTGACCATAGTGCAGTACGTGCCTGCCCGTGTCAAAAACGTTTGATGATGTATATGACACAAACGTTCAATGTTTGCCACAGAATGTAATTTATCTTTTATAATCTCCCCTggtgtataatattattgcccCATGCACTCTTCTGTATCTAGACATGTGGCAGTCAGTAGCCCCTCAGGGAATATCATGGTGGAAGGTCACTTGTGTATATACGCAGGAGTGCTCTGATATACGGTATAGCTGATATTGAATGATCAGTTCGTGGTAAAAGGTGTACTACTGTACGTGATTAAATTTGTCACTCTGTGGTTGCGTGTGCAGACTAAAATTGGTGTCACTTAGCTAGCTTGAACGTGGTGGTGTGTCATCAAGAGAATGCGCTGCCCACTAATAACCTAGACCTATACTTACTTCATCTATCTATCTCATCACTTCACAGAATCCTTTGAAAGTCGATCACTTTGATCCTCAAATTCCCTGTACTttccactataataatacctaTTATATACCCTTGTAAAGATGTATCGCGAACTTACCAAAAATCTGTCTCTGTTATGTGTTTTTCATATTAGTGATGCCTGTCTGACATGTCCGGAGGTCGAATGATGCATGGGGATCGAATCCATTGTGAACAATCATAAAAACTATATATGTGTGTTAAAAAGGTGACTAAACATTacagatataatattataggtcttaaaatttaattatgtgtatactgACAACAAATAGTATGGACTTCAAATAAAACTTCGCACTATATAATTCAGCAGCACTATGTGAAAAAGAAACTGTGTTAATTAGTAGCTGTGTTTCAAAGCTTTTCTGTGAGCGTGAAAATCTTTATTTTCGTGCCATTTAATTGTCATTTTCAAGCAATTCAGCAATGTACGACTTCTCTGAGACGAATTCAGATGCAGCAGTCTCATCGACTTTAATGGCTTCATCTTTCATGGTACTATGATTATGTTTGCTGAATCTTGAGTGACTTGGCTTGAGCTGAACACCACTTGTCGGATTCTTGCTCTGCATGTAATAGATATTTCGCAATCTGGCACTATAAATATAAACAGTCTAATTTCTAACTTGAACTACAATGGAAACGAGCATATACACTCTAAtaatgcatatataattaataatagGCGATCCACGTCCTGTCTAGACATTAATTTAGGTAGATCTATGTAGTTATACCAGATCGTTTTTTCCTGAGGCAGAAGTTAATACAACGCTATTCATTCTCTTTCTGCACTGCTTTAGGAAGTTTGTGACCTAAAAAGTAGAAGAGATTTAGACATATAAAAATGCTAAAAAATAAAACACGCACCTTTTCACTCCTGAGCACATGGAAGATGAATACAAACAGGCCTTGCAGTGAGTTAAAGATAGAGAACAACCATGCAAATACAATAGTGCTGCTGTTGACTGAGAGTAGACCAAACACCCAAGTCAGCCCGAGTATTGGAAGGAGAATTACGGTGGTCTTGAAGAGttgtctgcatgcataattatatatatacaagcaTTGGGATCAACGTGTTACTGAATGATACATACATGAGAGTTGACACACTCACGAGAATAACTGTAAAGATTCCTTTATCCCAGTTTGTTGCACGGTTGACTTTCTCAGATTATAGACACTGCGTAAAGCAGCCAAGAGGAAGAACACATTCACCTGTATATGTATAGTCATCTTATAAAGGTCAATTAATTTAACAGTGCAGATGTGTACTCTGAGTCAAAAactgctgctataattattattacatgcactataattatttcgatgCATTTGCAAGCTATATAGAGATCTCACCAGAACAACTAGTAGCATTGGTACAACAAATGCCCATATCGCTCCTTTATCACCAGCACCAACAGCAATCCAACAACTGAATGTACAAAAATGAacaaataaataaatattGTCAGTTGTAAAGGTTTGATAATTACACGAATTCTTTTTTGAGGGAAGCGCTGTATGttgtaacatgcatgcaggtatctATAATAGGATTTGAAGATGAGGTTCCACTGAATTATACAATAAAACTTACTACTTTTCTGTGCCATActggtcatgaataattcCAGCAGATATAGCCACCGGTATCACTGGAACACCTGCAAGAAACATAGCCAAATGCACTCGACAGAATgctattataatgaaagcaccacaggtgctgatgcctcggtggaggtgccaaagctacataacataaaactactaatagctagcttttatacacacattgatcatgatgaacatctttaattttgctgcatgcaatcaacctaatagtaggtaatgatcgaccatgatttttgttaaaaacgatctatgccaaaagttcaagtctaaaattaatggctgcaagtcagcagagccttgcagctctctgctcactcttgcagctaccaatagctagcgttttagtgcatagctaactactaagtagagtagcaatactcggtgaacaagttttgctacgtgctcttctgcaatggcattccaagtaagcaaaactaggcataactcgagaacaaagaattattttgcaaatccacaaattaaaatccaagtaaacatgactagaagcctatagaaactcttacttgcacttgattcatccttgagcagccgtagcggtctacacacacacacacacacacacacacacacacacacacacacagacacacaaacacactaccgtataccttgcttgtgcatgcgcaccgaggcataattatatatatagttatcactcatgcatgcatacataaatGGATGAACCCTCCAGCTGCAGAGGGATATAAGTAATTCACGCATTTGTTAGAGAGAGGTTGTTTTCTTTATTGTGCTCAAGGGctgacagtgcatgcatgggcaagAAAGGACAAGCTTAGCTATAGTTAGCCTCGTTCCAaccgagttgtctctaaaataacgctagatCGCCAACTTCAATCGTTTTATttcggcctgggaacaaggctataAGCTGCAGTATGACATGTGTAGTATATTGTTTAGCCAAGCATGCAGTGAAAGTGCATGGTTGCTTATgcatatactataattatgcattcacggtacataattatatagtatatgCAATCAATCGTGCAATAGAAAAAAGTATTTACCCCATCCAATAATAAAGAATATCCACCATTTCTTGGATATTTGGTTGAAGACAAGCACCAACATCAGATAGAGCATGATTCCCTCACACAGCATCCAAAAGAACACAGTAG
This is a stretch of genomic DNA from Halichondria panicea chromosome 1, odHalPani1.1, whole genome shotgun sequence. It encodes these proteins:
- the LOC135352462 gene encoding TNF receptor-associated factor 5-like, translating into MQCTNIITTQTQDQVMATPILEQLFLKELLAKYKCVICASLLNNPLLTECCGGHFCNDCLNKWLKSNKTCPHCRKKNFKFIESKPMKREINELEMNCGNQECEVVTTYSKFNKHLSECPYGIVDCSNKCREQFKRKDLEQHLEEECENRIIACDLCQTEGEYHEIVGVHTKVCPDVSIHCPNKCGAFNIKRKNVQSHRQKCKLEIVQCPFIEVGCNLSLTRQEMNLHEVSSLQDHLKLSMKTSATNYQKLKSEHEELQQKFDTVLLAVSKELSYQDKSRSQQGSILTTRRLDCIQTILTTMLLPNKDATLHFTKENGSIRTPSFRIHPGYKMYMRRGQVKFSVELVLERSNNDKFLPWPIPNIMTITYKTLSNRYYSGQALNKDSFAIPLCNYCTDVDLTYFEPGQNEKPILTLFCPVEDDLYAKICITKHECR
- the LOC135352016 gene encoding uncharacterized protein LOC135352016 yields the protein MDISECKLLCFQCIYFIVSHSHFISTVSTNQLTSSSGDGVACPNDPVVFTCSVGRTSLLWRVDPTPDYLVSVTQVITSSTGSIPPAGVEGFMFQAAVAATSNGTLTSTLTTITEVSRLNGSVVSCLGDITESLTINVAEPPSSPSALIVTSQQNLVRFSIITLNWDPPSFTGGVSVMYILTISLTPLSGSPVTVETTSAQITISYNTPYNVSIRAVNCAGMSNASMLFTTLSTVSCPSSLSTAIGVVNVQTPSVPTVDSTLTFTCSGSDQIRTSICGSDGRWNPNPENFVCPTIVNCTVPVEPSNGTIVDYHRLNETVLEGTVLTYQCDNGLSLTGPIIITCTNAGVWSTEPDTIMCVLAIKRVPVTGASIAAVAGGVVGGLFVVVLIVLVLIVLLFIITKKRESSTDSQMSVEVPKASAGPVYEEVDLAMAPRTQNIQVESNKAYGQSAKQNIELQLNQAYGEIGYMS